In the genome of Cercospora beticola chromosome 2, complete sequence, one region contains:
- a CDS encoding uncharacterized protein (MEROPS:MER0033188) — protein MRRVATWLALSQQVLASSATPTVNLAGYGSFRGLAVNASLTNDTLPAPVDAWLGIDYAEQPVGERRFTPVESRPAAFNGTRAATTYGKICVQDPAGLPYEQDEACLSFNVFRTAGVPLEKKLPTLVWIHGGGFVQGSARSLDGASFAAASKEPIVVVTFQYRLSALGFLPSALFEEEGLLNLGLRDQHYFLEFLQDHLSSFGGDPKQITLGGRSAGGHSTGIHYFHNYGSDTGKPLFARVIHQSGAVTARAFPDSSFPQYQSDFKRFMGALNCSTNSSNTEALKCLRSAPIDIIRSESSQMYTDGAHNISWPFQPTLGGPLLEKPGSVSARDGTFFHVPAITSHVTNEGKYYTPGDLETNTEFLDFMRQTSPFLNETDISLIEDLYQDPISYPETSPYTNSPNSTQYNRLSEAWSDYAYICPSRETAEVVSNAGVPIWRLHFNTPDTPLEYVPWRGIPHTSDTRYTWASKRTAYPVTGDIYHAYLASFVTTGNPNTARWPGTPKWPIYDASKGAEALQLLVNPGNNTVVEKDSYRREQCDFWNSDERAGRLNK, from the coding sequence ATGCGTAGAGTAGCCACTTGGTTGGCCCTGAGCCAGCAAGTTCTTGCTTCTTCGGCTACACCTACTGTCAATCTTGCAGGATATGGCTCGTTCCGCGGACTCGCAGTCAATGCATCTTTGACGAACGACACGCTGCCAGCTCCTGTTGATGCTTGGCTTGGCATTGACTATGCTGAGCAGCCAGTGGGCGAGCGACGATTCACTCCCGTCGAGTCCAGGCCAGCGGCATTCAATGGCACACGAGCCGCTACGACATATGGAAAGATCTGCGTGCAAGACCCGGCAGGACTGCCATATGAGCAAGACGAAGCATGTCTGAGCTTCAACGTCTTCCGTACAGCAGGTGTTCCGCTTGAGAAGAAACTTCCGACCTTGGTCTGGATTCACGGTGGTGGCTTTGTTCAAGGCTCTGCTCGAAGTCTCGATGGCGcttcttttgctgctgcatctaaGGAACCTATCGTGGTTGTGACATTCCAGTACCGACTCAGCGCTCTTGGCTTTCTCCCATCTGCGCtgttcgaggaagaaggacttTTAAACCTTGGCCTGCGAGACCAGCACTACTTCTTGGAATTTTTGCAAGACCACCTCAGCTCTTTCGGTGGCGATCCAAAACAAATTACTCTTGGTGGCCGCTCTGCTGGAGGCCATTCAACTGGTATTCACTACTTCCACAACTACGGCAGTGACACTGGAAAGCCACTCTTTGCTCGTGTCATTCATCAATCTGGCGCCGTCACCGCTCGAGCTTTCCCCGACTCCAGCTTCCCACAATACCAATCAGACTTCAAGCGTTTTATGGGAGCTCTCAACTGCTCGACCAACTCCAGCAATACCGAGGCTTTGAAGTGTCTCCGCTCCGCACCGATCGACATCATTCGATCCGAGAGCTCTCAGATGTACACCGATGGCGCACACAACATTAGCTGGCCTTTCCAGCCCACTCTCGGCGGTCCACTCCTCGAGAAACCTGGATCAGTCTCTGCTCGCGATGGCACATTCTTCCATGTGCCAGCAATCACCTCTCACGTCACCAATGAGGGCAAATACTATACACCAGGGGATCTGGAGACCAACACAGAATTCCTCGATTTCATGCGCCAAACAAGCCCCTTCCTCAACGAAACCGATATCTCGCTCATCGAAGATCTCTACCAAGACCCAATCTCTTACCCGGAAACTTCTCCTTACACTAACTCGCCAAACTCAACACAATACAATCGTCTCTCCGAAGCCTGGTCGGATTACGCTTACATCTGCCCGAGCAGAGAGACGGCCGAAGTTGTTTCGAATGCTGGCGTTCCGATTTGGCGTTTGCATTTCAACACGCCGGACACGCCTCTTGAATATGTTCCATGGCGCGGGATTCCGCACACTTCGGACACAAGATATACGTGGGCGTCGAAGAGGACGGCTTATCCTGTGACGGGTGATATCTATCATGCGTACTTGGCAAGTTTCGTGACTACGGGGAACCCGAATACTGCAAGGTGGCCTGGAACACCGAAGTGGCCAATCTATGATGCTAGCAAGGGAGCGGAAGCGCTGCAGTTGTTGGTCAATCCAGGAAATAACACTGTTGTGGAGAAGGATAGCTACCGCAGAGAGCAGTGCGATTTCTGGAACAGTGATGAGAGAGCTGGCAGACTTAACAAGTAA
- a CDS encoding uncharacterized protein (BUSCO:EOG09264HTG): MESTAYMTHPSTAAEAKQFTAPSSLSFPGANGHLTPPSSDAGQMSKNSANGQQQGANAAQGNGVTPATPAATPGQATTGVSGIVPTLQNIVATVNLDCRLDLKTIALHARNAEYNPKRFAAVIMRIREPKTTALIFASGKMVVTGAKSEDDSKLASRKYARIIQKLGFNAKFTDFKIQNIVGSCDIKFPIRLEGLASRHHMFSSYEPELFPGLIYRMMKPKIVLLIFVSGKIVLTGAKVREEIYQAFELIYPVLSDFRKT; this comes from the exons ATGGAGTCCACAGCGTACATGACGCACCCGAGCACCGCGGCCGAGGCCAAGCAGTTCACCGCTccatcgtcgctgtcctTCCCTGGCGCAAACGGCCACCTGACACCACCCTCCTCCGACGCTGGCCAAATGAGCAAGAACAGTGCGAATGGGCAACAGCAGGGCGCGAATGCCGCGCAAGGCAACGGGGTGACTCCCGCGACGCCGGCTGCCACGCCAGGGCAAGCGACCACGGGTGTTAGTGGCATCGTGCCAACGCTGCAGAACATTGTCGCTACGGTGAACCTGGACTGCCGCCTGGACCTGAAGACGATTGCGCTCCAC GCGCGTAATGCCGAGTACAATCCCAAGCGTTTCGCCGCTGTCATCATGCGTATTCGCGAGCCAAAGACGACCGCTCTCATCTTCGCCTCCGGCAAGATGGTCGTCACTGGTGCCAAATCTGAAGATGACAGCAAGCTTGCCAGCCGCAAGTACGCTCGCATCATTCAGAAGCTTGGCTTCAATGC GAAATTCACCGACTTCAAGATTCAGAACATTGTTGGCTCTTGCGACATCAAGTTCCCCATTCGATTGGAGGGCCTCGCCAGCCGCCATCACATGTTCTCATCTTACGAGCCCGAGCTCTTCCCAGGTTTGATCTACCGCATGATGAAGCCGAAGATTGTgcttctcatcttcgtctccgGCAAGATCGTCCTTACGGGAGCGAAGGTCCGTGAAGAGATTTACCAGGCCTTCGAGCTCATCTACCCTGTGCTCTCCGACTTCCGCAAGACCTAA
- a CDS encoding uncharacterized protein (MEROPS:MER0001400), giving the protein MRTSHLTALSGLLVLNAVAHPVDDFTSHEADHPHHMHKRQSADALERFRPRQRATYVAEDGEPAASIARVGGSPVDAAEALVRSEFPDAEFRRVGDSWTSASGIAHVYFKQTLNGLDIDDADFNVNVRSDGTIFSYGNSFFSGTTPDAAPAPEEVIEPQPVLETVVDTLALPIEPAAAEIVVEETARSFTVQGLGDAVESPPDGQLVYYRTPEGELVSAWRVETDVGDSWLTTYVDATNDNAVLAVTDYVADAESYQVFPWPLNDPRGNRRQIETNPRDRRGSPNGWHQDAFTTYQETRGNNAIAQPNTDGDADFLEEPRPQGGRSNRYRAEFSESLEPAEYIEASVIQLFYTSNYFRDVLYVLGFTEAAGNFQTSNFGRGGLGDDSVILNTQDGSGVNNANFATPPDGQQGRMRMYRFNSTVPNRDSSFEAGIVIHEYTHGLTNRMTGGPANSRCLSTLESGGMGEGWSDFYATAIRSTRRDTRNTNYPIGDYATGRPNGIRAFVYSTNMQTNPYTYSSLNSLGRVHEYGTVWCTMLYELFWNLVDARGNTNDLTPSLDSRTGIPRDGKYLAMKLVLDALAFQPCNPSFIQARNAILDADRALTRGQNICLIWRAFAKRGLGENARKEGEVFTDDFTVPAGVC; this is encoded by the exons ATGAGGACTTCACACTTGACAGCCTTGTCAGGCTTGCTTGTGCTCAATGCCGTAGCTCATCCTGtcgacgacttcacctctcaCGAAGCGGATCACCCCCATCATATGCACAAACGTCAATCTGCCGACGCTTTGGAACGTTTCCGACCTCGACAAAGGGCTACATACGTGGCTGAGGATGGAGAGCCAGCGGCTTCGATCGCCCGAGTTGGTGGTAGCCCCGTcgatgctgctgaagctCTTGTGAGGAGCGAATTTCCCGATGCAGAGTTTAGAAGAGTTGGAGACAGCTGGACTTCCGCTAGTGGCATCGCGCATGTCTACTTCAAGCAGACTTTGAATGGCTTGGACATCGACGATGCGGACTTTAACGTTAAT GTTCGTTCAGACGGGACGATCTTCTCCTATGGAAACTCTTTCTTCAGTGGAACAACTCCAGacgctgctccagctccagaagAAGTCATTGAGCCACAGCCAGTTCTCGAGACTGTCGTTGACACTCTTGCCCTTCCAATCGAGCCTGCAGCAGCTGAGATTGTGGTCGAGGAGACTGCTCGCTCCTTCACAGTTCAGGGTCTAGGAGATGCTGTCGAATCGCCACCAGACGGACAGTTGGTCTACTATCGCACACCAGAAGGCGAGCTCGTCTCAGCGTGGCGCGTCGAGACCGACGTTGGGGACTCCTGGCTGACGACCTACGTCGATGCAACCAACGACAACGCTGTCCTTGCCGTCACCGACTACGTCGCCGACGCCGAATCTTACCAAGTGTTCCCGTGGCCACTCAACGATCCACGAGGCAATCGGCGCCAGATTGAGACCAACCCACGCGATCGCAGAGGAAGCCCGAATGGCTGGCACCAGGACGCCTTCACGACCTATCAGGAAACTCGCGGCAACAATGCCATTGCCCAGCCCAACACTGATGGCGACGCAGATTTCCTTGAAGAGCCTCGTCCTCAAGGTGGCCGCTCGAACCGCTACCGCGCCGAATTCAGTGAATCGCTAGAGCCAGCTGAGTACATCGAGGCCTCCGTGATCCAGCTCTTCTACACTTCAAACTACTTCCGCGATGTGCTCTATGTTCTTGGCTTCACTGAAGCTGCCGGTAACTTCCAAACTTCCAACTTCGGCCGTGGAGGCCTAGGTGACGACTCTGTCATCCTCAATACCCAGGACGGCTCCGGTGTCAACAACGCCAACTTCGCGACCCCTCCTGACGGGCAACAAGGCCGCATGCGCATGTACCGCTTCAACTCCACCGTTCCCAACCGCGACAGCTCCTTCGAAGCCGGCATCGTCATCCACGAGTACACCCACGGCCTCACCAACCGCATGACCGGCGGCCCAGCCAACTCCCGCTGCCTCTCCACTCTCGAATCCGGCGGCATGGGCGAAGGTTGGTCCGACTTCTACGCAACCGCCATCCGCTCCACCCGCCGCGATACACGCAACACAAACTACCCCATCGGCGACTACGCCACCGGACGACCCAACGGAATCCGTGCCTTCGTCTACTCCACCAACATGCAAACCAACCCATACACTTACTCCTCCCTCAACTCTCTCGGCCGCGTTCACGAGTACGGCACAGTCTGGTGCACAATGCTCTACGAGCTCTTCTGGAACCTCGTTGACGCACGCGGAAACACAAATGATCTGACCCCTTCGCTTGATTCCAGGACTGGAATCCCTCGTGATGGCAAGTATTTGGCCATGAAGCTCGTGCTTGATGCTCTGGCTTTCCAGCCTTGTAATCCAAGTTTTATTCAGGCGCGAAATGCAATCTTGGACGCTGATCGTGCGCTCACGCGTGGGCAGAACATTTGTTTGATCTGGAGGGCTTTTGCTAAGAGAGGTTTGGGCGAGAATGCACGAAAGGAGGGTGAGGTGTTCACGGATGATTTTACTGTGCCGGCTGGTGTCTGCTGA